A genomic segment from Actinoplanes sichuanensis encodes:
- the rplU gene encoding 50S ribosomal protein L21 encodes MYAIVKTGGKQYKVAEGDVIEVEKLAGQPGDALTLAAVLLVDGDNLVTEAAKLANVTVSGEIAEHTKGPKIRIHKFKNKTGYHKRQGHRQPLTRVKVTGIKTGK; translated from the coding sequence ATGTACGCGATCGTCAAGACCGGCGGCAAGCAGTACAAGGTTGCCGAGGGCGACGTGATCGAGGTCGAGAAGCTCGCGGGTCAGCCCGGCGACGCCCTGACCCTCGCCGCGGTCCTCCTCGTCGACGGTGACAACCTGGTGACCGAAGCGGCCAAGCTTGCCAACGTTACGGTGTCCGGCGAGATCGCCGAGCACACCAAGGGTCCGAAGATCCGGATCCACAAGTTCAAGAACAAGACCGGCTACCACAAGCGCCAGGGGCACCGCCAGCCGCTGACCCGCGTCAAGGTGACCGGCATCAAGACCGGGAAGTAG
- the obgE gene encoding GTPase ObgE: MTTFVDRVVLHLQAGDGGHGCASVHREKFKPLGGPDGGNGGHGGSITLVVDPQQHTLLDFHFHPHIKANNGGGGAGSNRDGATGRDLILKVPDGTVVQTEDGEVLADMVGAGTEFTVARGGRGGRGNASLANARRKVPGFAELGEPGDQLDVVLELKSVADVGLVGFPSAGKSSLIAVMSAAKPKIADYPFTTLVPNLGVVQAGEHTYTIADVPGLIPGAATGKGLGMQFLRHIERTSVLVHVLDAAAPEIERDPLADLDAIEAELSAYGGLEDRPRIVVLNKIDIPDGRDLAEMVRPDLEARGYQVFEVSAMTREGLREFGFALAKLVAEYRAAKPVEEATRIVIRPRAVDDTGFTIEQDEDGVFVIRGTQVERWIKQTNFDNDEAVGYLGDRLERLGVEAELSKRGAQAGDPVRIGTREFDWHPNAGEYVSGPRGTDSRLEELDTRPSAAQRLAARKARRVRNEDEMVHMAADGTVSTITNSKLPVLVSDEDDSEGDTDE, from the coding sequence GTGACCACGTTCGTCGACCGGGTAGTGCTGCACCTGCAGGCGGGTGACGGCGGCCACGGCTGTGCCTCCGTGCACCGGGAGAAGTTCAAGCCGCTCGGCGGACCGGACGGCGGCAACGGCGGGCACGGCGGCAGTATCACCCTGGTGGTGGACCCGCAGCAGCACACCCTGCTGGACTTCCACTTCCATCCGCACATCAAGGCCAACAACGGTGGTGGCGGCGCCGGCTCGAACCGGGACGGCGCGACCGGCCGTGACCTGATCCTCAAGGTGCCGGACGGCACGGTCGTGCAGACCGAGGACGGCGAGGTGCTGGCCGACATGGTCGGCGCCGGCACCGAGTTCACCGTGGCCCGGGGCGGTCGCGGTGGCCGGGGTAACGCGTCGCTGGCCAACGCCCGGCGCAAGGTGCCCGGCTTCGCCGAGCTGGGTGAGCCCGGTGACCAGCTGGACGTGGTGCTGGAGCTGAAGAGTGTCGCCGACGTCGGTCTGGTCGGCTTCCCGTCGGCGGGCAAGTCGTCGCTGATCGCGGTGATGTCCGCGGCCAAGCCGAAGATCGCCGACTACCCGTTCACCACCCTGGTGCCGAACCTGGGTGTGGTGCAGGCCGGCGAGCACACCTACACCATCGCCGACGTGCCGGGCCTGATCCCCGGCGCGGCCACCGGCAAGGGCCTGGGCATGCAGTTCCTGCGGCACATCGAGCGGACCTCGGTGCTGGTGCACGTGCTGGATGCGGCGGCGCCGGAGATCGAGCGTGACCCACTGGCCGACCTGGACGCGATCGAGGCCGAGCTGTCCGCGTACGGCGGGCTGGAGGACCGGCCCCGGATCGTGGTGCTGAACAAGATCGACATCCCGGACGGTCGCGACCTGGCCGAGATGGTCCGCCCCGACCTGGAGGCCCGTGGCTACCAGGTGTTCGAGGTCAGCGCGATGACCCGGGAGGGCCTGCGCGAGTTCGGCTTCGCCCTGGCCAAGCTGGTCGCCGAGTACCGCGCCGCCAAGCCGGTCGAGGAGGCCACCCGGATCGTGATCCGCCCGCGCGCGGTCGACGACACCGGCTTCACGATCGAGCAGGACGAGGACGGCGTCTTCGTGATCCGCGGCACCCAGGTGGAGCGCTGGATCAAGCAGACCAACTTCGACAACGACGAGGCGGTCGGTTACCTCGGTGACCGTCTGGAGCGGCTCGGCGTCGAGGCGGAGCTCTCCAAGAGGGGCGCGCAGGCGGGCGACCCGGTGCGGATCGGCACCCGGGAGTTCGACTGGCACCCGAACGCCGGCGAGTACGTCTCCGGCCCGCGCGGCACCGACTCCCGTCTGGAGGAGCTGGACACCAGGCCGTCGGCGGCGCAGCGACTCGCGGCCCGCAAGGCGCGTCGTGTCCGCAACGAGGACGAGATGGTGCACATGGCGGCCGACGGCACGGTCAGCACCATCACCAACTCGAAGCTCCCCGTGCTGGTGAGTGACGAGGATGACAGCGAGGGCGACACCGACGAATAG
- the rpmA gene encoding 50S ribosomal protein L27 — translation MAHKKGASSSRNGRESAAQRLGVKRFGGQLVNAGEILIRQRGTKFHPGDLVGRGGDDTLFALAAGNVQFGTARGRKTVSIVPVAE, via the coding sequence ATGGCTCATAAAAAGGGTGCATCCAGCTCGCGTAACGGCCGTGAGTCCGCCGCCCAGCGACTTGGTGTCAAGCGGTTCGGTGGCCAGCTGGTCAACGCTGGCGAGATCCTGATCCGCCAGCGGGGCACGAAGTTCCACCCCGGCGACCTGGTGGGCCGTGGCGGCGACGACACGCTGTTCGCGCTCGCCGCCGGCAACGTCCAGTTCGGCACCGCGCGCGGTCGCAAGACCGTCAGCATCGTGCCGGTCGCGGAGTAG
- a CDS encoding GNAT family N-acetyltransferase, with product MLIEIRPSLDPELAALITAQQRELVESGVLAGRIFEPDDDVEYLVGVVNGRGVACAAWQAHGPGAAELRRMYVRPAFRGRGLARQMIVAIEEEALAADRPLLRVELESGLAAAIALYQSSGYRQVTPIAPGRVRFEKRLPALVQ from the coding sequence GTGTTGATCGAAATCCGTCCCTCGCTGGACCCGGAACTCGCCGCCCTCATCACTGCTCAGCAGCGGGAACTGGTCGAGTCCGGGGTCCTGGCGGGCCGGATATTCGAACCGGACGATGACGTCGAGTATCTGGTCGGTGTCGTGAACGGCCGGGGTGTCGCGTGTGCGGCCTGGCAGGCGCACGGGCCGGGCGCCGCCGAACTACGGCGGATGTACGTGCGCCCGGCCTTCCGCGGTCGCGGCCTGGCCCGCCAGATGATCGTGGCGATCGAGGAGGAGGCGCTCGCCGCCGACCGGCCCCTGCTCCGGGTGGAGTTGGAGTCCGGGCTGGCCGCGGCGATCGCCCTCTATCAGTCGTCCGGGTACCGGCAGGTCACGCCGATCGCGCCGGGCCGGGTGCGGTTCGAGAAGCGGCTGCCCGCGTTAGTCCAGTAG
- the trpS gene encoding tryptophan--tRNA ligase, with translation MTATRRLTGFKPTGHLHLGNLLGALRPLLAVQGHTDSIALIADLHAMTIEHDPQRVRALTLEQATVMLAAGVDPERTPIVVQSHVPEHTELHYLLECVTGFGEAARMIQFKEKSAGGGHVRLSLLTYPVLMAADILLHDTLQVPVGDDQNQHLELARTLATRFNSRYGPTFTVPEGVRPEAAARVMDLADPTTKMGKSTGTGRIALLDPPEVVRRTIARAVTDEIGAVRRDPENQPGVTNLIDVLAACTGRPPTDQHSYGKLKREVTDAVEALLAPIRARHAELADDPGHVRKILAEGAERVRPRASETVRRTRTALGLLD, from the coding sequence ATGACAGCGACCCGCCGCCTGACCGGCTTCAAGCCCACCGGCCATCTGCATCTCGGAAATCTGCTGGGCGCTCTGCGCCCGCTGCTCGCGGTGCAGGGACACACCGATTCCATCGCGCTCATCGCGGATCTGCATGCGATGACCATCGAGCACGACCCCCAGCGGGTACGGGCCCTCACGCTCGAACAGGCGACGGTGATGCTGGCCGCCGGAGTGGATCCGGAACGCACCCCGATCGTCGTGCAGTCGCACGTGCCGGAGCACACCGAACTGCACTACCTGCTGGAATGCGTGACCGGGTTCGGCGAGGCGGCCCGCATGATCCAGTTCAAGGAGAAGTCGGCCGGCGGCGGTCACGTCCGGTTGAGCCTGCTCACCTATCCGGTGCTGATGGCCGCCGACATCCTCCTGCACGACACGCTGCAGGTGCCGGTCGGCGACGATCAGAACCAGCACCTGGAGCTCGCCCGTACCCTCGCGACCAGGTTCAACAGCCGCTACGGGCCGACCTTCACGGTGCCCGAGGGGGTGCGTCCGGAGGCCGCCGCCCGGGTGATGGATCTCGCCGACCCGACCACCAAGATGGGCAAGAGCACCGGAACCGGGCGGATCGCGCTACTCGACCCGCCGGAGGTGGTGCGCCGGACGATCGCGCGGGCGGTCACCGACGAGATCGGCGCGGTCCGCCGCGACCCGGAGAACCAGCCGGGCGTCACCAATCTGATCGACGTCCTGGCCGCCTGCACCGGTCGACCGCCGACCGACCAGCACTCCTACGGCAAGCTGAAACGCGAGGTCACCGACGCGGTGGAGGCGCTATTGGCGCCCATCCGGGCGCGGCACGCCGAGCTCGCCGACGACCCCGGGCATGTCCGGAAGATCCTTGCCGAGGGCGCCGAGCGGGTCCGGCCGAGAGCCTCCGAGACGGTACGCCGTACGCGTACCGCCCTGGGCCTACTGGACTAA